A genomic stretch from Oscarella lobularis chromosome 11, ooOscLobu1.1, whole genome shotgun sequence includes:
- the LOC136192939 gene encoding TBC1 domain family member 15-like → MEGFKVLYERRGVCIHPSTSDVDETIVGGSLKLLKDPKSGSAFVEWNQTVSTPINADLLYDDQGWMIIESPQKGAQSSPRVSTRTKPKEDAENVRYDIQFALAEVKSVRKKTPHFGYPQLTVTLTSNELMPTLYFHGGHMKEFWTYLQRFLCFEKCKHDASLFLVAESADALRQSMQSLHGDEDVPSSSTLGSGFTDVMSGFSKVTRFFKGTFGSKGHLEDKRPKNDRVADVTNPPKYEFKTDKSGFEVVQKEPGKEPLTLQKRGLPVNEEDWTSFLDSEGRVLQQESFLKKLYNGGITVASRKEAWKFLLKYYDYDSTDSECAVLRQQKREEYFTMKKQWMSMTETQVAHFFPFRERRHLIEKDVLRTDRTLELFADENGPGLKLLNDILMTYVMYNFDLGYVQGMSDLLSPILTVMEDEVDTFWCFVGLMDRMAHLFAEDQVGMKAQLKYLGLLVQFMIPDLWEYLDSQESSNLYFCFRWLLICFKREFSMDNTLVLWEVTWSDYYTRHFHLFICLAILYDCKEHIISSDLDFNDILKFINGLSGKLDVEHLLSTADALLRQFLSSKRPVPKGLEILKGNPTGRKKSIKTPDKVINWSPGSSVVAGAT, encoded by the exons ATGGAGGGATTCAAA GTGCTCTACGAACGAAGGGGCGTCTGCATTCACCCTTCGACGTCAGACGTagacgaaacgatcgtcggAGGCTCGCTGAAGCTTCTCAAAGACCCGAAG TCGGGATCGGCATTCGTCGAATGGAATCAAACCGTTTCGACGCCCATCAACGCCGACTTGCTGTACGACGATCAAGGCTGGATGATCATCGAATCGCCGCAAAAGGGGGCccaatcgtcgccgcgagTGTCTACGCGTACGAAACCGAAGGAAGACGCCGAGAACGTACGCTACGACATTCAATTTGCTCTCGCCGAAGTGAAATCGGTGCGAAAGAAGACGCCCCATTTCGGCTATCCGCAATTGACCGTcactctgacgtcaaacgagCTCATGCCAACGCTCTACTTCCACGGCGGACACATGAAGGAGTTCTGGACGTATCTTCAGAGATTTCTCTGTTTTGAAAA GTGTAAGCACGATGCGTCTTTGTTTCTTGTTGCTGAATCCGCTGATGCCCTACGACAATCCATGCAGAGCCTTCACGGCGATGAAGACGTTCCTTCGAGTTCT ACTTTGGGTAGCGGATTTACTGACGTTATGAGCGGGTTTTCGAAAGTGACTCGTTTCTTCAAGGGCACCTTTGGATCCAAGGGCCATTTAGAGGACAAGAGACCCAAAAACGATCGCGTGGCTGACGTCACCAATCCCCCCAAGTACGAGTTCAAGACAGACAAGAGTGGCTTTGAGGTTGTCCAGAAA GAACCTGGCAAAGAGCCTCTTACCTTACAAAAACGCGGCCTGCCTGTCAACGAAGAGGACTGGACATCGTTTTTGGATTCGGAAGGTCGGGTACTCCAACAGGAAAGTTTTCTCAAGAAACTCTACAACGGG GGTATTACCGTAGCGTCGAGAAAAGAGGCGTGGAAGTTTCTATTAAAATATTATGATTACGATTCGACGGATTCGGAATGCGCCGTGCTTCGACAGCAAAAGCG CGAGGAGTATTTTACAATGAAAAAGCAATGGATGAGCATGACAGAAACGCAAGTGGCAcacttttttccttttcgcgaACGCCGACACTTAATTG AGAAAGACGTTCTTCGAACGGATCGAACCTTGGAACTATTCGCTGACGAGAACGGTCCCGGACTGAAGTTGCTAAACGACATCCTCATGACCTACGTCATGTATAATTTTGATCTTG GCTATGTTCAGGGCATGAGCGATCTTCTTTCACCTATTCTGACGGTCATGGAAGACGAAGTGGACACGTTTTGGTGTTTTGTTGGCTTGATGGATCGAATG GCTCATTTGTTTGCTGAGGATCAGGTTGGAATGAAAGCTCAGTTGAAGTATCTTGGGCTCTTGGTACAGTTCATGATTCCCGATCTCTGGGAGTATCTTG ATAGCCAAGAATCGAGCAATCTCTATTTTTGCTTTCGTTGGCTGCTCATTTGCTTCAAGCGTGAATTTTCCATGGACAACACATTGGTGCTTTGGGAA GTGACGTGGTCAGATTATTACACCCGTCATTTTCACTTGTTCATATGCCTGGCAATTTTATACGATTGTAAGGAACACATCATAAGCAGTGACTTGGATTTCAACGACATCCTGAAG TTTATCAACGGATTGTCTGGTAAACTAGACGTAGAACATCTCTTGTCGACAGCAGATGCCCTATTGCGGCAATTTCTCTCATCCAAGAGACCAGTACCCAAGGGGTTGGAAATTCTAAAAGGAAACCCAACAGGACGCAAGAAATCCATTAAAACACCAGACAAGGTTATTAATTGGTCGCCCGGTAGCTCTGTTGTAGCTGGAGCCACATGA
- the LOC136192944 gene encoding four-jointed box protein 1-like, with the protein MAEAGSYAFRLAVLAFVLSFSTWIPIECKPSDRNHRSNVIGRDDSQIVPPVADDDHQSATFKAKRPTGAKTADSDASSSDGGADSVSAAPDKRQTHFPSKSGDVVARHGNDGVRVWNDRVDDRIVFADVHVRRWRGMINTSQVVRLDRGCGRLMNRKASFVDGEAVCCRYREKSASVLGEMYSYVLSRLLGMNNVPPTALSIADPRTFQWSLVSDRFEENSWSPDEPHLVSLTQWIDDLSPVTLPEALRYLGKEADGELSKIGLRELASLAQWTDLIAFDYVTAMRDRLMNMLNSASENPDALNENVPNLEKWGRDGYLVFLDNESGFESGQRFLDSPGDGYLANHEHFLKMTCIFRRETVQKFKELHERGNVGEQLWIKLQEIDPLADKLGPLSPHVATGVQQRIDKVYEHMKECSEGLENTLVSF; encoded by the exons ATGGCCGAAGCGGGAAGCTACGCTTTCCGTTTAGCCGTGCTCGCATTCGTCCTCTCCTTTTCAACGTGGATTCCCATCGAGTGCAAGCCATCCGACCGAAATCACCGCTCTAACGTCATCGGCAGAGACGACAGTCAAATCGTGCCACCAGTAGCTGATGATGATCATCAGTCTGCTACCTTCAAGGCGAAGCGGCCGACTGGTGCCAAAACCGCCGActcggacgcgtcgtcgagtgaCGGCGGCGCCGACAGCGTTTCCGCGGCTCCAGACAAGAGGCAGACACATTTCCCATCGAAGTCcggagacgtcgtcgctcgtcatggaaacgacggcgttcgcgTGTGGAACGATCGCGTGGACGATCGCATCGTTTTCGCGGACGTCCACGTGCGACGGTGGCGAGGAATGATAAACACGTCGCAAGTCGTCCGGCTGGATCGCGGATGCGGACGTCTGATGAATCGgaaggcgtcgttcgtcgacggcgaggcgGTTTGCTGCAG atatCGTGAAAAGTCGGCGTCGGTTTTGGGGGAAATGTACTCCTACGTCCTTAGCCGTCTGCTAGGAATGAATAACGTTCCGCCAACGGCGTTATCCATCGCAGATCCGCGCACCTTTCAATGGTCTTTAGTTTCCGATCGGTTCGAGGAAAACAGTTGGTCTCCTGACGAGCCCCATCTTGTCTCATTGACGCAGTGGATAGATGATTTGAGTCCGGTAACGCTCCCCGAAGCGCTGCGGTATTTGGGGAAAGAAGCAGATGGAGAACTATCAAAGATAGGACTGCGTGAACTCGCCTCGCTTGCCCAGTGGACGGACTTGATTGCCTTCGACTACGTCACGGCAATGAGAGATCGTCTGATGAATATGCTTAATAGCGCGTCGGAGAACCCCGATGCATTGAACGAAAATGTTCCCAATCTGGAAAAATGGGGTCGTGACGGGTATCTGGTGTTTTTGGACAACGAATCGGGATTTGAGAGTGGCCAGCGGTTTCTAGACAGCCCTGGCGATGGCTATCTTGCCAATCACGAACACTTTCTCAAAATGACATGCAtatttcgacgagaaactgTTCAAAAGTTTAAGGAATTGCACGAACGAGGCAACGTTGGAGAACAGCTGTGGATCAAGCTGCAAGAAATCGATCCTCTTGCAGACAAACTTGGCCCACTTTCCCCACACGTTGCCACAGGCGTGCAGCAGAGAATAGACAAAGTTTATGAACACATGAAAGAGTGTTCAGAAGGACTGGAGAACACCCTAGTCTCTTTTTAG
- the LOC136192949 gene encoding beta-1,4-galactosyltransferase 6-like, with the protein MAGQRVLRSIAVAIVILALLTALRVIWIVQNQSLASVIPLAAKKSPLETTAEVPRRPISTRRETVITEPSNLVTKSERRRNGTHRLAIVIPFRDRDAHLAAFIKHMVPFLSKQNLIFHIYVIEQTKKGLFNRGKLSNIGFLIAKERGYDYVCFHDVDMLPLNHGNRYSYPQENPRHHATCVEQFNYKLPFKWYSGGVIAFTLEQYEKINGMSNVYFGWGKEDDDLHRRIVSSGYRIDRQDPQAGSECVGMYASLDHGPRDYSSTKRNNELLNGSRERQSDDGLNSVRYRKLNESLVNDAFTRIIVDVCIEVRLVSASEVGCGGEA; encoded by the exons ATGGCTGGCCAACGCGTTCTCCGATCAATAGCGGTAGCGATCGTCATTCTCGCTCTTCTAACGGCGCTAAGAGTCATATGGATCGTGCAAAACCAATCGCTCGCGTCAGTAATACCACTGGCAGCGAAGAAAAGTCCACTggaaacgacggcggaagTTCCCCGGAGACCAATAAGCACGCGCCGCGAGACAGTCATCACAGAACCATCAAACCTTGTCACTAAGTCTGAAAGGCGGCGAAACGGAACTCATAGACTAGCCATTGTCATCCCGTTCAGAGACAGAGACGCTCACTTAGCCGCATTTATCAAA CACATGGTTCCTTTTCTAAGCAAGCAGAATCTCATATTTCACATATACGTCATCGAACAGACAAAAAAGGGTTTATTTAATAGAGGAAAACTCAG CAATATCGGATTTTTGATTGCGAAAGAACGAGGCTACGACTACGTCTGCtttcacgacgtcgacatgcTTCCACTCAACCACGGGAATCGCTATTCATATCCGCAAGAAAATCCACGTCATCACGCCACCTGTG TGGAACAGTTCAATTACAAGCTACCCTTCAAGTGGTACAGTGGCGGCGTCATCGCCTTTACCCTCGAACAGTACGAAAAAATCAACGGGATGTCGAACGTCTACTTTGGCTGGGGTAAAGAGGATGACGATCTCCACAGAAG AATTGTCTCATCTGGTTACCGCATCGACCGACAGGATCCGCAGGCAGGATCGGAGTGCGTAGGAATGTACGCGTCATTGGATCACGGCCCAAGGGACTACAGTTCAACGAAGCGCAATAACGAACTCCTGAACGGGAG CCGAGAAAGACAATCGGATGATGGGCTCAATAGTGTTAGGTATCGAAAATTGAATGAAAGTCTCGTCAATGACGCATTCACTCGAATAATTGTCGACGTGTGCATCGAAGTGAGATTGGTATCGGCCAGCGAAGTCGGTTGTGGCGGCGAAGCGTAA